Proteins encoded by one window of Sardina pilchardus chromosome 7, fSarPil1.1, whole genome shotgun sequence:
- the ppdpfb gene encoding pancreatic progenitor cell differentiation and proliferation factor B: MAAIPAGGSLVATHDYYRRRIGSTSSNSSCSSSEYSGEVIPHHPGLPKQDSGHWWSSFFFGKQVQMTTLTEEAQQKAGMLNMSEGPVTCVAREMVMKRKASESSDAGKSEVGSPPSS; this comes from the exons ATGGCAGCTATTCCAGCAGGCGGCTCTTTGGTTGCAACCCACGACTACTACCGAA GGCGCATTGGCTCAACATCCAGTAACAGCTCCTGCAGCAGTTCTGAGTACAGTGGGGAGGTCATCCCTCACCACCCAG gGCTGCCCAAGCAAGACTCGGGGCACTGGTGGTCCAGTTTCTTCTTTGGGAAACAGGTTCAAATGACGACCCTCACTGAGGAGGCCCAACAGAA GGCTGGAATGCTGAACATGAGCGAAGGGCCAGTCACCTGTGTTGCCAGGGAgatggtgatgaagaggaaggcGAGTGAGAGCAGCGACGCTGGGAAGTCGGAGGTGGGGAGCCCTCCATCCTCCTGA